One segment of Ziziphus jujuba cultivar Dongzao chromosome 12, ASM3175591v1 DNA contains the following:
- the LOC107428833 gene encoding transcription factor MYB88 isoform X3: MDRNSKGCFRTDNAVKNRFSTLCKKRAKYEALAKENTTSLINSNNKRIIIQNGFGTDGISETTGSAKKIRRTHNSDYTEKCNLTDRLHKPCGGMMNQQLRAPFAVLVQNVHNVNNLPAQHHVNDTKDVSTDGVQSNKDQGSFLKKDDPKINALIQQAELLSSLALKVNSENTDQSLENAWKVLQDFLNNSKESDACKYRISDFDFELEDFKDLLEDLRSSNEESRPSWRQPDLYDESPGSSEYSTGSTLVSHTAVDRAEQMQAEIGAAHQDVGQTFHIGDKNGLGECDKGILSGGTGSQAEIFPSCDEGSNTDQVISALSSTEFSSPIQVTPLFRSLAAGIPSPKFSESERNFLLKTLGMESPSPITNPSQPPSCKRALLHSL, translated from the exons ATGGACAGAAATAGCAAAGGTTGTTTCAG GACTGACAATGCTGTGAAAAACCGTTTCTCCACCTTGTGCAAGAAGAGAGCAAAATACGAAGCCTTAGCAAAAGAAAACACAACTTCGCTTATTAATTCCAACAACAAAAGGATTATAATCCAAAATGGATTTGGTACAGATGGTATTTCAGAAACTACAGGATCTGCAAAGAAGATAAG GAGGACTCACAACTCTGACTACACGGAAAAGTGCAACTTGACTGACAGATTGCATAAGCCATGCGGAGGGATGATGAATCAGCAATTAAGAGCTCCATTTGCAGTATTAGTTCAGAATGTTCACAATGTAAACAACTTGCCAGCCCAACATCATGTCAATGACACCAAGGATGTTTCTACTGATG GAGTACAGAGTAACAAGGATCAAGGATCATTTCTCAAAAAGGATGATCCGAAGATTAATGCTTTGATACAACAAGCAGAATTGCTCAGCTCACTGGCACTGAAAGTTAACTCAGAAAACACAGATCAGAGTCTGGAAAATGCTTGGAAG GTTCTCCAGGATTTCCTCAACAATAGCAAAGAAAGTGACGCTTGCAAATATAGAATCagtgattttgattttgagctTGAAGACTTCAAGGATTTGTTGGAAGACTTAAGGAGTAGTAACGAAGAAAGTCGACCATCTTGGAG GCAGCCAGATCTATATGATGAGTCTCCAGGAAGCTCTGAATACAGCACAGGATCAACACTTGTGTCTCATACAGCGGTTGATAGAGCAGAACAAATGCAAGCTGAAATTGGTGCAGCACACCAGGATGTCGGACAAACATTTCATATTGGAGACAAAAATGGTCTTGGTGAATGTGACAAAGGGATACTTTCTGGTGGAACTGGTAGTCAAG CAGAGATATTCCCTTCCTGCGATGAAGGATCAAACACGGACCAAGTGATTTCTGCATTGTCAAGTACTGAGTTCAGTTCTCCAATTCAAGTTACACCACTGTTCAGATCCTTGGCAGCAGGAATCCCCAGCCCAAAATTTTCTGAAAGT GAGAGGAACTTCTTGCTTAAAACACTTGGAATGGAGTCCCCAAGCCCAATCACCAATCCTTCACAGCCACCATCCTGCAAAAGAGCCCTGCTCCATAGTCTCTAA
- the LOC107428833 gene encoding transcription factor MYB124 isoform X1, whose protein sequence is MQQHIKKKSGNEDSKKKERHIVTWTQEEDDILREQISIHGTENWAIIASKFKDKTTRQCRRRWYTYLNSDFKKGGWSPEEDMLLCEAQKIFGNRWTEIAKVVSGRTDNAVKNRFSTLCKKRAKYEALAKENTTSLINSNNKRIIIQNGFGTDGISETTGSAKKIRRTHNSDYTEKCNLTDRLHKPCGGMMNQQLRAPFAVLVQNVHNVNNLPAQHHVNDTKDVSTDGVQSNKDQGSFLKKDDPKINALIQQAELLSSLALKVNSENTDQSLENAWKVLQDFLNNSKESDACKYRISDFDFELEDFKDLLEDLRSSNEESRPSWRQPDLYDESPGSSEYSTGSTLVSHTAVDRAEQMQAEIGAAHQDVGQTFHIGDKNGLGECDKGILSGGTGSQAEIFPSCDEGSNTDQVISALSSTEFSSPIQVTPLFRSLAAGIPSPKFSESERNFLLKTLGMESPSPITNPSQPPSCKRALLHSL, encoded by the exons ATGCAGCAGCATATCAAGAAGAAGTCTGGTAATGAAGATTCCAAGAAGAAGGAGCGCCACATCGTTACGTGGACTCAAGAG GAGGATGATATACTTCGTGAGCAAATCAGTATCCATGGAACAGAGAA TTGGGCAATCATAGCATCCAAGTTCAAGGACAAAACAACCAGACAGTGCAGAAGAAG ATGGTACACATATTTGAATTCTGACTTCAAGAAAGGAGGATGGTCACCAGAGGAAGACATGCTCTTATGTGAG GCTCAGAAGATTTTTGGTAACAGATGGACAGAAATAGCAAAGGTTGTTTCAGGCAG GACTGACAATGCTGTGAAAAACCGTTTCTCCACCTTGTGCAAGAAGAGAGCAAAATACGAAGCCTTAGCAAAAGAAAACACAACTTCGCTTATTAATTCCAACAACAAAAGGATTATAATCCAAAATGGATTTGGTACAGATGGTATTTCAGAAACTACAGGATCTGCAAAGAAGATAAG GAGGACTCACAACTCTGACTACACGGAAAAGTGCAACTTGACTGACAGATTGCATAAGCCATGCGGAGGGATGATGAATCAGCAATTAAGAGCTCCATTTGCAGTATTAGTTCAGAATGTTCACAATGTAAACAACTTGCCAGCCCAACATCATGTCAATGACACCAAGGATGTTTCTACTGATG GAGTACAGAGTAACAAGGATCAAGGATCATTTCTCAAAAAGGATGATCCGAAGATTAATGCTTTGATACAACAAGCAGAATTGCTCAGCTCACTGGCACTGAAAGTTAACTCAGAAAACACAGATCAGAGTCTGGAAAATGCTTGGAAG GTTCTCCAGGATTTCCTCAACAATAGCAAAGAAAGTGACGCTTGCAAATATAGAATCagtgattttgattttgagctTGAAGACTTCAAGGATTTGTTGGAAGACTTAAGGAGTAGTAACGAAGAAAGTCGACCATCTTGGAG GCAGCCAGATCTATATGATGAGTCTCCAGGAAGCTCTGAATACAGCACAGGATCAACACTTGTGTCTCATACAGCGGTTGATAGAGCAGAACAAATGCAAGCTGAAATTGGTGCAGCACACCAGGATGTCGGACAAACATTTCATATTGGAGACAAAAATGGTCTTGGTGAATGTGACAAAGGGATACTTTCTGGTGGAACTGGTAGTCAAG CAGAGATATTCCCTTCCTGCGATGAAGGATCAAACACGGACCAAGTGATTTCTGCATTGTCAAGTACTGAGTTCAGTTCTCCAATTCAAGTTACACCACTGTTCAGATCCTTGGCAGCAGGAATCCCCAGCCCAAAATTTTCTGAAAGT GAGAGGAACTTCTTGCTTAAAACACTTGGAATGGAGTCCCCAAGCCCAATCACCAATCCTTCACAGCCACCATCCTGCAAAAGAGCCCTGCTCCATAGTCTCTAA
- the LOC107428833 gene encoding transcription factor MYB124 isoform X2: MQQHIKKKSGNEDSKKKERHIVTWTQEEDDILREQISIHGTENWAIIASKFKDKTTRQCRRRWYTYLNSDFKKGGWSPEEDMLLCEAQKIFGNRWTEIAKVVSGRTDNAVKNRFSTLCKKRAKYEALAKENTTSLINSNNKRIIIQNGFGTDGISETTGSAKKIRRTHNSDYTEKCNLTDRLHKPCGGMMNQQLRAPFAVLVQNVHNVNNLPAQHHVNDTKDVSTDGVQSNKDQGSFLKKDDPKINALIQQAELLSSLALKVNSENTDQSLENAWKVLQDFLNNSKESDACKYRISDFDFELEDFKDLLEDLRSSNEESRPSWRQPDLYDESPGSSEYSTGSTLVSHTAVDRAEQMQAEIGAAHQDVGQTFHIGDKNGLGECDKGILSGGTGSQEIFPSCDEGSNTDQVISALSSTEFSSPIQVTPLFRSLAAGIPSPKFSESERNFLLKTLGMESPSPITNPSQPPSCKRALLHSL, encoded by the exons ATGCAGCAGCATATCAAGAAGAAGTCTGGTAATGAAGATTCCAAGAAGAAGGAGCGCCACATCGTTACGTGGACTCAAGAG GAGGATGATATACTTCGTGAGCAAATCAGTATCCATGGAACAGAGAA TTGGGCAATCATAGCATCCAAGTTCAAGGACAAAACAACCAGACAGTGCAGAAGAAG ATGGTACACATATTTGAATTCTGACTTCAAGAAAGGAGGATGGTCACCAGAGGAAGACATGCTCTTATGTGAG GCTCAGAAGATTTTTGGTAACAGATGGACAGAAATAGCAAAGGTTGTTTCAGGCAG GACTGACAATGCTGTGAAAAACCGTTTCTCCACCTTGTGCAAGAAGAGAGCAAAATACGAAGCCTTAGCAAAAGAAAACACAACTTCGCTTATTAATTCCAACAACAAAAGGATTATAATCCAAAATGGATTTGGTACAGATGGTATTTCAGAAACTACAGGATCTGCAAAGAAGATAAG GAGGACTCACAACTCTGACTACACGGAAAAGTGCAACTTGACTGACAGATTGCATAAGCCATGCGGAGGGATGATGAATCAGCAATTAAGAGCTCCATTTGCAGTATTAGTTCAGAATGTTCACAATGTAAACAACTTGCCAGCCCAACATCATGTCAATGACACCAAGGATGTTTCTACTGATG GAGTACAGAGTAACAAGGATCAAGGATCATTTCTCAAAAAGGATGATCCGAAGATTAATGCTTTGATACAACAAGCAGAATTGCTCAGCTCACTGGCACTGAAAGTTAACTCAGAAAACACAGATCAGAGTCTGGAAAATGCTTGGAAG GTTCTCCAGGATTTCCTCAACAATAGCAAAGAAAGTGACGCTTGCAAATATAGAATCagtgattttgattttgagctTGAAGACTTCAAGGATTTGTTGGAAGACTTAAGGAGTAGTAACGAAGAAAGTCGACCATCTTGGAG GCAGCCAGATCTATATGATGAGTCTCCAGGAAGCTCTGAATACAGCACAGGATCAACACTTGTGTCTCATACAGCGGTTGATAGAGCAGAACAAATGCAAGCTGAAATTGGTGCAGCACACCAGGATGTCGGACAAACATTTCATATTGGAGACAAAAATGGTCTTGGTGAATGTGACAAAGGGATACTTTCTGGTGGAACTGGTAGTCAAG AGATATTCCCTTCCTGCGATGAAGGATCAAACACGGACCAAGTGATTTCTGCATTGTCAAGTACTGAGTTCAGTTCTCCAATTCAAGTTACACCACTGTTCAGATCCTTGGCAGCAGGAATCCCCAGCCCAAAATTTTCTGAAAGT GAGAGGAACTTCTTGCTTAAAACACTTGGAATGGAGTCCCCAAGCCCAATCACCAATCCTTCACAGCCACCATCCTGCAAAAGAGCCCTGCTCCATAGTCTCTAA